A single region of the Polyangiaceae bacterium genome encodes:
- a CDS encoding M20/M25/M40 family metallo-hydrolase produces the protein MTPLRTELFPLLALLLVGCGSESSSSPTTGSGGAAGAGGAGGAVSLESQVDAARLQSDVELIAKPRPPGSAQWQAVQDLCAERFAQYGFEVERQKYATGVNVIGRLAGKTKPAEQVIVSAHYDHISGCPGADDNASGVAGVLETARILSQAQYERSLVVACWDEEEAGLIGSEAYAARAAQQGDTVASMVSLEMIGYRDTAPNSQSVPAGFNLLFGDEYAKIEANQFRADFVAIVAIDSASTAANAMRSHAEPELPTALLLLDSAQAQSPLLADLTRSDHASFWQHGYPAIMLTDTSNFRYAQYHCIGGDDVPSLLDYGFMAAITRANLSAQVDVLGRL, from the coding sequence GTGACACCTCTACGGACTGAGCTTTTCCCCCTCCTGGCGCTGCTGCTGGTCGGCTGCGGCTCCGAATCTTCCTCTTCCCCCACCACGGGGAGTGGCGGCGCCGCGGGAGCCGGAGGCGCCGGCGGCGCCGTGAGTCTCGAAAGCCAGGTGGATGCCGCTCGTCTCCAGAGCGACGTCGAGCTGATCGCCAAGCCGCGCCCCCCGGGCAGCGCCCAGTGGCAAGCGGTGCAGGATCTGTGCGCCGAGCGCTTCGCCCAATACGGCTTCGAGGTCGAGCGCCAGAAGTACGCCACCGGCGTGAACGTGATCGGGCGCCTCGCCGGTAAGACCAAGCCGGCGGAGCAGGTCATCGTCTCCGCGCACTACGATCACATCAGCGGCTGCCCCGGCGCCGACGACAACGCTTCGGGCGTTGCCGGCGTGTTGGAGACGGCGCGCATCCTGTCCCAGGCTCAGTACGAGCGTAGCCTGGTGGTCGCCTGCTGGGACGAAGAAGAAGCGGGGCTGATCGGCTCCGAGGCCTACGCGGCGCGCGCCGCCCAGCAGGGCGACACCGTCGCCAGCATGGTGTCCCTCGAGATGATCGGATACCGCGACACGGCGCCCAACAGCCAGAGCGTGCCGGCGGGGTTCAACCTGCTGTTCGGCGACGAGTACGCCAAGATCGAAGCCAACCAGTTCCGCGCGGACTTCGTAGCCATCGTGGCCATCGACTCTGCCTCGACTGCGGCCAACGCAATGCGGAGCCACGCGGAACCCGAGCTACCGACGGCGCTCTTGCTGTTGGACAGCGCCCAGGCGCAGAGCCCGCTCTTGGCGGACCTGACCCGTTCGGACCACGCCAGCTTCTGGCAGCACGGCTACCCGGCGATCATGCTCACCGACACCAGCAACTTCCGCTACGCGCAGTATCACTGCATCGGTGGGGACGACGTTCCCTCGCTCTTGGACTACGGCTTCATGGCCGCCATCACGCGGGCGAACCTATCGGCCCAGGTCGACGTACTCGGTCGACTCTGA
- a CDS encoding HAMP domain-containing protein has translation MRRPRLSVRGKIVATIIAVSTVVLALGAWAAFDAVRDAEGRGRYLEKHYLRYKAALAELGTSEYAVAKLIATDPTLAQALNAGEPAQVVESAKRFSDALQSTIAPDLFTISDAAGTTFTGGGLHPVNSAEWRSSRLFQDLRDGKPVRGKIAIIGKKAYRVSGAPVRVGDGQSGRVVGTVLIASELTTWFRDVADNSGSDKPAKQHRFALISGDRVVASVLPKAEWPGLVKAAAHPEQAREGDETVPVLALENGPTYDFWSEPVDGYDRGGDPDSTQIGTLYMVRTREHQAEKLRAAYGGILVVFAVALLIAIAVGYLLAVQLTRPLRRYIEATEDLTRGHADLSRRLDVETNDELGHLAVNLNRVFAKIHSLAAGVQRTAFQVNSSSGEISTVSKQMLDGSKEQAGRITNSTAAVTELSSSIQQVAENAAEATRTAKASGEAVTRAIARLSQIRRTVEDAAQRIGTLGESGKRIGNIVEVIRQISEQTTMLALNAAIEAAHAGEHGRGFAVVADEVSSLAKRTGQSARDIEDLIATIRDQTGEAVRVMQDGTREVEEGTGLVENTLADLKTLVSVIDDTAAAVQEQAIASDEIARNMDAVQRIAASVLASSENAVSQGEHLQHLADELEQSVKGFKIDPELVLVDEAELKKLPEGKSS, from the coding sequence ATGCGGCGCCCCAGGTTGAGTGTACGCGGCAAGATTGTGGCCACGATCATCGCCGTTTCCACGGTCGTGCTCGCCCTGGGTGCGTGGGCCGCCTTCGACGCGGTGCGCGACGCCGAAGGACGCGGGCGCTACCTCGAGAAGCACTACCTCCGCTACAAGGCGGCGCTGGCCGAGCTCGGCACCAGCGAGTACGCCGTGGCCAAGCTGATCGCGACGGATCCTACGCTGGCTCAGGCCCTCAACGCCGGGGAGCCGGCCCAGGTGGTGGAGTCCGCAAAGCGCTTCAGTGACGCGCTGCAATCGACCATCGCCCCAGACCTCTTCACCATCTCCGACGCGGCGGGCACCACCTTCACCGGCGGCGGGTTGCACCCCGTCAACTCGGCGGAGTGGCGATCGTCTCGGCTGTTCCAGGACCTCCGCGACGGCAAGCCGGTGCGCGGCAAGATCGCCATCATCGGCAAGAAGGCGTACCGCGTGAGCGGTGCTCCGGTCCGCGTCGGCGACGGCCAGTCCGGCCGCGTCGTCGGGACCGTGCTGATCGCGTCGGAGCTCACCACGTGGTTCCGCGACGTGGCAGACAACTCAGGCTCCGACAAGCCGGCGAAGCAGCATCGCTTCGCCCTGATCTCGGGGGATCGCGTGGTGGCCAGCGTGCTGCCCAAGGCGGAGTGGCCTGGGCTGGTGAAGGCCGCCGCTCACCCGGAGCAAGCGCGCGAAGGCGACGAAACCGTTCCGGTCCTGGCCCTGGAAAACGGGCCCACCTACGACTTTTGGAGCGAGCCCGTCGATGGCTACGACCGCGGCGGAGATCCGGATTCGACCCAGATCGGCACACTGTACATGGTGCGCACCCGCGAGCATCAGGCGGAGAAGCTCCGCGCGGCCTACGGCGGCATCCTGGTGGTGTTCGCCGTCGCGCTGCTGATTGCCATCGCCGTGGGCTACTTGCTCGCCGTGCAGCTCACCCGCCCGCTGCGGCGCTACATCGAAGCCACGGAAGACCTCACCCGCGGCCACGCGGACCTGAGCCGCCGACTGGATGTCGAGACCAACGACGAGCTCGGCCACCTCGCCGTCAATCTGAACCGCGTGTTCGCCAAGATCCACAGCCTGGCGGCGGGCGTCCAGCGCACCGCCTTCCAGGTGAACTCCTCCAGCGGCGAAATCTCGACCGTGAGCAAACAGATGCTGGACGGCTCCAAGGAGCAGGCGGGGCGCATCACCAACTCCACCGCGGCGGTCACCGAGCTCTCCTCGTCCATTCAGCAGGTTGCCGAAAACGCCGCGGAAGCAACGCGGACGGCCAAGGCGAGCGGCGAGGCCGTGACCCGCGCCATCGCCCGCTTGAGCCAGATTCGCCGCACGGTGGAGGACGCCGCCCAGCGCATCGGAACGCTGGGCGAGAGCGGCAAGCGCATCGGGAACATCGTGGAGGTCATTCGTCAGATCAGCGAGCAGACCACGATGCTGGCGCTGAACGCTGCCATCGAGGCCGCCCACGCCGGAGAACACGGCCGGGGCTTTGCCGTGGTGGCGGACGAGGTCAGCTCTCTCGCCAAGCGCACCGGCCAGAGCGCTCGCGACATCGAAGATCTGATCGCCACCATTCGCGACCAGACCGGCGAGGCCGTGCGCGTGATGCAGGACGGAACCCGCGAGGTGGAAGAGGGCACCGGCCTGGTGGAGAACACCCTCGCGGACCTCAAGACGTTGGTGAGCGTGATCGACGACACGGCCGCCGCGGTGCAGGAGCAGGCCATCGCGTCCGACGAGATCGCGCGCAACATGGACGCGGTCCAGCGCATCGCCGCCTCCGTGCTGGCCTCCAGCGAGAACGCCGTGAGTCAGGGTGAGCACCTGCAGCACCTGGCGGACGAGCTGGAGCAGAGCGTGAAAGGTTTCAAGATCGACCCCGAGCTGGTGCTCGTGGACGAAGCAGAGCTGAAGAAGCTCCCAGAAGGCAAATCCTCATGA